CGCGTAGCCCCGACTGTTTCGAtgttatctacaactttcgtgtttgaCTCAGAAACCAATTCCATGAGGAAGGTTGTCGAATTTGCAAATCACCTAagatttcacagtgaaaaatggtgctgaaccgcaggttttcggacactaaaaaattcatatctcacaatccgctcgttcGATTCACTCGAGATTTTAACTGAAGCTTCGTGCTAATATTCCCGACATTTCATATGTTCAGACCGAAGACCAATTAGGCACtgaaaattcccagcattttgaagaacgtcatgatttttcaatgaaaagtgtgttttcgggtttgtcgcgacaagtttgaaaattcataatttcgtcgatttttatcgtatgaagtccattccggcggaattctctcggaaattttgttatcttcgattcttcgtcacacgtgctctctcagatttcgagccgaagtttgagttttatcgagttctttgagcggtacgcacaaaattctgcaaagtcgcaccagatgaaccgatatttctcgtcattcaaacgcgcataatttcctcaccgtttgtcggattgagatgattctcgcggctacgagtcacaaatttggtcatcttcgcagTGATGTTCGTTTTATTTCCGAATTTCGCACCGAGTCACTTTTCCCCGAAAATGAGCAAAAAAAGAGATACGTCGGGggcatttttgacatttcaccTCTTACCCTATAtaaacaattttccctccttttctCTCATAACTCATAATTCacccaaaaaaatccaaaaaccttTCTCTCAATTCTATTGACACAGAAAcctaaaaatatagaaaaatcctCAAGAACTTGATGAAGATGACGTAGCCAAAATCATTGCCTCGTCGATCGTCACCTTCTCATACTGCCGCTCGTCACCGCTTGCATTGGCCACGTCGTTCTTTCTCCGTGACGTCCGTCAACGAGCTGCTCCAAGCAACACCGTCCGCCAAAGCTTCTGCCGACCGTCGTCGTTCGAGTTTCTTTCTCGTTCGCGGTTTCGTCTCTCCGGTTTAATTTTCGTGCAATTCCGGTAATTGTTGCTTGCTTTGATTACTTGTTTAAACTTAAATTTGAATTGCAACAATATTCAGAAGGATAATTGATGATCGAAGTGCTTGTTTAATCCAACATGAGTTTTGTTGTTGATGTGTGTCGGTAACAAATTGCGATAATATTGAAAGTTGATATGAGGTAATTGTTTGATTCATGGATTCATTGAAATTGAGTATTATTTCTCTGTCTTGATGAAGTTATGGTTGACTGCTATGTCTCACtcatgaattaatttgatgtatgTCATATGTTTGTGAGTTTTTTTGTTTGAGATGAATATGTGTGTCGCTTTGTGGCCAAGATTGAACGAAAATGCTGAAAATTACATAGAATTGTTGATGAATGAGGACGGTATTTGATGATTGGGGATGATTCTATGGTTTCTCTTTTGAGATTTAGAAGATGTTGAAAATCCTATCAtaaattgttgttgttatgtgttGTGGATAATGATAATATGACCTTAATGGTGGATAATTTGAATTGGCTTGAGTTGGTGTGAAGGTGATGATTTTTTGTGTTGTGGTGGTGTTGTTTAATTGTGTATAATGCTGGAAAATTCCATGTGTGTTGATGATTTGTTTCAAGTGTCGGTTAGATGAGTTGTTCACAGTCCAAGTTTACCTACATGACAGTATAGTTTGTGATTGGAAAATAGTGTGATAAAAATAGACTTAATGCTGGATTTTGGAAAACAAGTTTGTTTCGGTGCATTTTTGGAACATAATTTGTGACTTGAGCATGACAATATGTGTTTATACTAGAGGACACAGTTATAGGCATGCtgctgattttttttttatgccATTTCTTGTTGTTTTGATACTTGATGATAACGATCGAAAATGAACATAATAGTTGCCAAAGTGTGAAGTAATTGATGGTTGACACTTGATATTGGTTCATATTTGAACTCCATGGCTTATTCCCAAATATTCAACTTGGTTTCATGAGAAATTCAattgtgatttgtttgtgttagATTGGAAATGCTATTTGAAAATACTTCACAAAATAAGAGAGTTAGTGTTAGTTATGTTTGTTGCTTTACCACTTAGAAACCATACTTTTATGCTTAAATCTCACTTGCAAATATATGTCTTTGTGTGCCAATTAATTCGGGTTGTTGCATTGAATTTAGACATGTTTTTTTTAGACTTTTTGGGACTGTTTTAGTGTTGATATAGTGCATTTAATTTCCATGTTTATATTACTTTACACATCACTTCCTCTAATGCATCAAGTTTGGTTTTCTAAAAAGAGATTTTGCCATAAACTTTGTGGTattgtttgttgtgtgtttttAAGTGATAATATGATGTGCTTGTGTGCTAATAAATGCTTGAGTGCTGGAAAATgttctgtttttgttttgttgctGGTTTTTCTCGGTTTTTTTCATAACGCTCGCGGTGTGTCGGTTTCAATTCAAAAAtgtcataactcttgaaccgtgtgGACTTTTCGCGAATATGAATAATGTTTCTCAAGTGGAATGATATTTCTGGAGCTGTTTGTGGGGTTTATTTTCGGTTTCGGCTGACTTTTTTTATCGTTTTCGCTACTGTCTGATTTCGGAAATCGTGCTTCCGAGCCGATTTAATAACTTCCGACTCCATATTTGAGTTCTTTGGCACGTTTCTAGCTTACCATAAAATTTTGGCTTAGTTCCGACGGGTTTAGTTTTCACTGTTTTTACCCGGTTTTGTCGTTTCGGTGTACCGTTGTGCATGTAATACTTGTTTTGACTTTCGTAGTTTTagtgtacatatttgatttgcttttgaatactatcccatgtttcttcttgtttgcttttgttatgttttcactttctattccgttatccatttccgatttagcttataattcaataacgcaattccgattgcggtgtcttgttatctctaacgtgtgtgctagtatgcaaggcaacatAGAGGCTCTGGTCGATACCCGCTCTCGTGTTCCgttttatttgcgggacacgacattTATCCTCTCTCTGATTCGTGTTTTTACACGCATTCTTTATCATTATGCTTGTTTGTCCGGAtttctgtttcccttgcaggtgtatggtattcgttgtgcccgatgcacacgtcggcgcgtgatttactttcatcgcGCCGACTATTGATTGCTTACGCGGATTTTAATTggagtgctgacatgtttgcttttgctttgctagctcgctcgcgggatccttagtTTCTTTGCTTCTCTTCGCtacagtttacggatcatcattcgtttggtattgatcccgtttcattttattttttctcgcactttatcgctttctcgcatcatcctttaacatgagaagtaggacttagacatgcatctggccaagccctcgaaagaggctctgtttttgttggtgtgtttacatttgtgctttgcggcagggagtcacggtgtaataagtcctatatggcgctctgttaagtcctcatggaaggcacgcggaaagggttagtaatcaacccccgcctagtctcatcgagtccgttcggtatgcgcacgctacgcgttgctcgcttccgaacctgcacaagatcttgttatcgagtatgtcaggaaaagagttcatgtagccggacctcCGCCTTTTCTATAGTTcgtgtcgctcgacgttgatgctcggtgtacgcacgcaccgttttcctttcagatccgtgacggcttggttgctgagagggattcgctcctcttgtctatggcccgatcattttcgcgaggtctaatgcttggatgaatcgggtgattcgctccccttggctatggtgggaccgcttttctaccactcggtcagtaccgttagttttgtttgctttacgagcggagctcgtttgtgtgatattattgtttgcctTCCCTTTTTCCCGATAGGTTGTTAggttagcttagacttgtaccctttgtatgataacattaggtagcaagctttcccccttagcttaggttttcctcatgcattctttaaaacacaaaccatactctttgatttttcttttcttaagagcttgttatttccactccattcccaagcataagtctcccaaggtcgagcagcggagtgtgaatgtaactcgttcacctaaaaaacacaaaataaacagaaattagttagccgatctacggtagctctgattctgcaaaacagatacgtaggcagcggggtagggcccgtgcgagcacaatcctttcttttccctacattctgcattcattttagtccaaatTAGCGTAGTtttcttacacacccatagttttagacacaggcatggataccatcgagtacgatggacgcgAGGGgtactaacaccttcccctcgcataaccgactcccttaccctttttctctggtcgtgagaccgttgttttgttttgtggtttgctggcattcccttccttttcaggataaatatgttagtggcgactctgttaattttcgcgatagcgacagctggcgactctgctggggacgtctcgacctattgcgggtccgggcttagcgagtcgatcctagcgcttgtttGTTTATCCTTGggtgttttactgctttgcatatttgactgtttgcattgcattctatgtgcgcttttacttttctacatcatattctggactgtctggatttctgtcTGTGGgggggtgtttcaagaggtaaaagacccaatacccaggtcatgagtgataccttaggaactaggactagagtggccgtgacggacagaaggcgtatgcctgattgatctgatcacgtatccacgggcagagcttggtggaatgaggcaatatcgtatgataacgcctacattcaaTCCtatgttggctttttgacctacactggcctagatttacccgtgagtggggcgggaatcaatcattgcttaacaggtacattgttggtgaccgctgttctcgttcgtgggttaccgctattcttgttcgtgggttaccgctgttctcgttcgtgggttaccgatGTTCTCGTTCGAGGGTTGTTACCATGgtccttgttcgtgggttaccgttgatcttgttcgagtgtactatttgttcctgttcgtggggtactatggttcttgttcgagtggtaatctatgttctattccagtgtgttggtgactatatgttctggtttcgatggtaacttgttccgttggtgacttgtgggttgtgtggtggtccgaaactataccgaacctttgaacttgtgccGTGTGATTTCTCGGCGTCATCAGAcatatccagtattgtggttcccaccactttgcatcattgcatatttactttccaaaaaatgatgtacaaaaaataacagcatacatgttcctttcatttccaaggaatattatctttaagcctcgtgccgagcttttccatctcttgcttgtcaaaaaaatcaaaacacgaggattccttagaaattgaatgaacatggcattgcattcatatcatgcatcccatacatctcatgcataacaggtgttcagaattgaggatttcttattcagacttggtattctCTCCAGACTCACAGACTCGACTTGTTCTTATTGTTTGTTCAGAGAGTAGTGATCGGTCACGATTCTCACTATGTTTTTGTCACTTTCCTGATGATAATCCAGGTATTTTGCACTGCTTAATGTCATAGTGTAGTCTTTTTAATCTGTTTAAGTGATTTTGTGTGCGTTTGCAAGTTTTATCCATTGTTTTCGAgtttattttcccattttatgctttggtttggttgtttaatgatgtTTCAGATCTAGGAGATGATTCACTCTACAATTTGAAAGAGATGTCGGAAGGAAGGagcaagaagaatgcagaaaataaaggatcagtggtgcaacacgggcgcccgtgttgagcaacacggcccgtgttgctaagaaGGTTATCAGGATAACAAAGTGAAGagacagtggtgcaacacgggcacccgtgttgcctaacacgacccgtgttgccaCTACTGAACGCGCCATGTGATTTTAAAAGAGGCAGAGgaccaacacgggtacccgtgttgcccaacacggcccgtgttggcttGTTGCGCTGATTTTCATGATTTTTAGTTTTTGACTCAAAAAGTGATCCAGGAGGGCATTTTGGTACTTTCCGACTTATTAAGAGGGTTTGCAATATATAGTGAAGGATTATGAAGAGAAGAGGCATCTTTTACACAACCAGAGAAATTGAATCTGAGTCAGAGCAACGTATGAGATTATTGGAGAACGgagatcattcatgagcaagagcaattgaagatcacaaattcctcaattatctgtaatgtttaactttgatacttttaaatttcttttgaacaatatgagtagctaaaccccccaatgctagggggtgtccctgatttggtttgtaatgactttgatattttgatttgattgatttcatgtttatgttattcaattcaattttataccGTTTTTAATGCCTTCTTTATCGGACAAATAAAGATTGTTTTATGATTAACAATTTGCCGGATcgcaattgttaaggtttgtattaaattgaaccatagtagatatcacctaggactagggataccctatggtcactaagaATTCTTGATAGAAAAAAAGCTTGGTTTTATCtaatttctctaaggacttaggatttatagacgaaaaaccaaaggtttgcccaataaggatttaggggcaaacactctaaagatttagtaattgaatatcatgaacttgttgaaaagatctcaaataaggatTCAGGGTTGTTACAGAGCAAATTACACACCTTGCCTTGGCATTtactcatattagtgaaaaaggCTTAAATTTACCttctgctatttttattttacatttagaAACTATAACTCAATCAAAAACCCCAGTtgactttttatttaattgaataattataaaacttatattccaacgcagtcctcgagatcaATACTTGGTTTTAACCTTTTATTACTActtcgtaaaaatagtacacttgctatttttctgatcaagtttttggcgccgttgccgggtgtaatacggtgaactgactttttttatcaaaatgtacggtaagcataagcaagagtcgccaccgacttttattttatccaaattatcagaaaggctaaaagaagaggaaaaaccttttaaataaaaactgagttcggggggtaattatgcaaagggaaaggctaaaagaagaggaaaaaccttttaaataaaaactgagttcggggggtaattatgcaaagggaaggtgtaaggcaccctttgcatccatggttttccatggactcttaattgctttgctctttttcgttcagaaatgtagaagaagtgaatacggactttagctcgtaaatgagcgtagccattttgaaggtttatgagaaagaatatgaaaatgttttttagccaaagcaaggcaattaggagcaattaccttaataatgtagaaaatcagttcttttagcctttcaaggtgaaagggtctatccatgccataagagggcaggaagcctttcatttggagattgaagggttgtcgcaatatcgttcgccataagactgtctcatgccatagagagacaggtagtctaagggaaggatcagaatagcctttcgtaggcaactagaggatacctcagcacttcgtaggcaacttcgagggacgaggtcatatttggcgaatcgaaggcagcatcattagggacgaggtcatatttggcgaatcgaaggcagcatcattagggacgaggtcatatttggcgaatcgaaggcagcatcattagggacttatgaccttgagaatgaatttagggcaacattgctgaggtatcctcgtattcgagggacatggctattatgcaaaaacacaaggcaacaggcaacaagcaacaagaggggttaccaaaaaagtgtgcgtgggtgcaacaatcatgtgattaattcagaattttaatcttataattagtgatgctaattcagttcaaggttatcactccctaggattactaaccacatcaattagtatggggaaggggaaaaagaaaccagcgggggaaagggagaaTGACATCAATTagtatggggaaggggaaaaagaaaccagcgggggaaagggagaaTGAAGCCAGCGGATTAATAGTGCTacaggtctaacacaagtaataattaaaataaatcattaaaataaatcagggttttagggttatcgactattgagctttgacagTTGGCAAAccttgaaaattggaaaagggagaaataaacagaaaatagTGAGTGTGTATGGCTAACTCAATGGCAATGAAggctaaccctaattaaataaaagaggGCAAGATAAGtatttaaacataaaataaaacttagctttttatttgatctgatatggttcgtggtcagaggtagcctcgaggttaaccctgaaaaaattgGCAAAGCAAAGGCAGACAGAAAAAGAAGGGAGTATAGGCagagttcattatatttgaaggtaaaccctaattttaaataagataacaaatatttaaataaggattaaatCGGCGTGGCGCATAGGCGAAAGATGtctgataataaccctgaaaagaaaatacacaaagaaatatttttgtatttttatatataaataaaaaactaattaatctaatatattattatttttagaaaaagaaaaaaaaaaacttgtagaTATATATGGGAGTGGATGTGCCGCCCTGTAGCTGTTGTTGTTCCAAATCtcaaaattaaaagaatattGACATGAATACTTGTTTTGACTATTTCAAATGTTTTCTCCAACCACTCAAACTTTGACAtgtggcctatttaataaaaaaaacaacaacaaaaaaaactataCACAAGTATGTTAGTAACgataagaaaaaaaacaaaaatattaaaaataaaataaataataccaAAGCACGTCTCTTTTCTTTCTCATTAACTTTCTCTATTTCTTCCAAGAAGAAATATGGCACTTCTTCTTAATTTCAAACCAACAAAAAGTAAGAACAAAACGAGAGAAACAATACCGGAACCGAAAGCAGTGACGCGGAGGATCCTGGATCGGAAAGAGCTTTGAGGATTGATCACCTATTTCGATGACGTCGAAGGGATTATAGATCCGTCCAATGTGTTGCGGTGCTGTTCGGATCGTGCGGAGATCGGAAGCGTCTGACGGCGGTGAGCGCGGGCGTCGGCATCAGGTGTAGTGCGGAGAGCAGTGGATCGGAAGGCTCTGTTGTTCTTGCTTTGTCATTTTCTTGCGTTGCGTGTGTTGTAGTTTGATGGGGATGATTCACCGGAGGAAATCAATTCGGACTCTGAATCAACCTCTGCTATCTTCTTCTTTATCTGTAAAACAAAAACTAACAAACTGAAAAGAACATGAATTATTGTCTTTGATTTTAACTACAAAAAGTATGAACAAGTGTGCCTGGAATGTAGTTTTGGTATTATGGTTAATGAAATTGGTGTGAGTTGCAAGTGGTGATGCAGGTTCAATCTAGAAAGGAATTGGAAATTGTTAATCTGGTTTTAGCATTGATTCAAAATTGGTTGAATAAACCGTTTCTGCAGGGGTGATGGATTCAAAGTTATGGTTTTGAGAAAGTGATGGTGGTAAGAATGGAGGAGAGGAATTGTTGTTAGTAACAAAACATATGAAAAAATGTATGTACTGTACGTGAATTGTTTGTGGAATAAGGGTTGGAAGCTGAGAGGTTGTTTTTGTACGTGGGCAAGGTTTATAAAAATAGGTTCATCGTTAGTCCCCCTGAGTGTTAGTTTTGGTTCTATTTATAAGAAGAAATTAGGTTAGACTgaaatagaataaaattataaattgatgaaaatcaatcaataataattaaaatttaaaattaaatttgatttgatttctaaATTATAGTTATTATTGATTAATTTCATAGAAACTATCCTAAAATAACATGTAAACAAAACATTTTtgaatcttttctattatatatattttttggttattttttgaattaaaaatgggagaaagtaaaaaaaacatttttttttaaaataataaataaataaaatacgaaaataatttttaattaataaaaaaaacttccttttgtgattttttttttttaatattttaaaacataaatgAAATTAGTagcaaataaaaaggaaaaaatgtcagtaagtgggattcgaactcgagacctctcgctcttgtaccttacTTCCTTACCGACCGGGttatgtcaattatttgaaataaaatgacatatgaaaatatatgcagcaaattttggggtatgacacagaaccagaaagattaTTTCGAGCGAGACGCCGAGAAGCTAAACAAAAAGAACTGGAAGCAAAAGAAGAAACACTGATAGTTTCGGATCCTGAAACAGAGAAGACTAATTCAATCCattctgagcattcagattcTGAACCTGAAACTATGGCCGAAGACCCACCTCCTGTGGAAAggcttttaggtgattatgggAGAGCAAATGCACCTCttggccggatgacaattgttaaccaaccggtcaatgttgccCACTTTCAGCTACACCCGGCAACAATACGACAACTAGAAAAGAAACCATTCtctggaagaatcaatgaagatgcaaataagcacttacaaaggtttcttactatgacaaTGTCATTAAAGATAGAggggcattctgaagaagccaagaaattggtgatgtttccaTTTACATTTTCAGacgatgctgaagagtggttttactctttacctgctggaagtatcacaacttggcaacaaatggagacaacatttctgaatgaatattttccagcttctgtgtatatccgcaaAAGATATGATATAGTCAATttcaaacagaaggaaggagaatcacttggagatgcatataaaagattcaagcggttgttggttgcatgtcctactcataacatggatgcaaccgaacaaatgcagaattttgtgaatggtctTAAGCTTAAGACTAAACAACTAATTGACACAACTGCTGGTGGTTCAACGAATTTTAAAACAGCCACTGAGATAAAGAAGATCATTGATGCTATTGCAGCAAACGAACACTTAGAGTTGTATGACCGCAGTGTAAATCAACCAGAAGGGCTAGTTGATTTGAAGTTGTCAAATCAAGCTGTTAAGATGGAAGATCAGATCGCAGCTGAAGTTGAGCGCAGACTAAAACAAATGGCTCTTGAAAAACAAACGGTGGCTCAAGTTCAGCCGGCTCAACCGATTCAAGCAGTGAATTGTGAGATATGTGGAGGACCTCACTTTGCCGTGCATTGTGTAGTAACAGCTCAGCAGGTGGAAGAAATCAACTTTTTGAAACAGAACAACCCTTACTCTAATACTtacaatccagggtggaagaatcatccgaatttctcctggaaagatcaacaagggaACGTTCCAAAACAAGGGGCTGTTCCTTATCAAAGTCTtccacaacaacaacagcaatatcggccaccacaacaacaaccgtATCAACAACCTTAtcagcaacctcaacaacaattCCAGCAACAAGGGCCaagaaaagcagattgggagatcgccATTGAAAAAATGGCTGCTCAAAGCTCccaatttcaagaagaaacaagaagtaaTTTTCGGAATACGGGAGCatcaattaaaaatcttgaaattcagatgagtcaaatagcacaacaattGGCAAGTCCTCAGCAACCTGGTGCTCTACCTAGTGCCACAGTTACGAATCCCAAAGACCATAATAATGTGAGCGCTATAGTAACTAGAAGTGGTAAAGCGAAAGAAGTTGTGGAGGAGAGTGCTGAAGAAGGAGAGCCATTGCTTGAAGTGGATGTAGAAATAAAAGAGAATGAGGTAGAAGCGGAAGACTTAGGTGTGTTGGAACCAACAACTACAGGGAAGACTAGTGAACAAAAACCGGCAATTAAAttaccttttccaacaagaaataagaagaaggGGCAGCACgagaaaaattttgaaattttttttgagaTGTTTAAGAAACTTGAGTTGAACATACCATTCCTGGAGGCATTAGAACAAATGCCTACATATGCCAAGTTCATGAAAGacatcatctccaagaaaagaaccACCGGTCGTGACCCAATTATTCTAACtaaaacttgtagtgctattttgcagggtatgaaaATTCCGGTAAAACGAAGGACCGAGGCTCTGtaactattccttgtaccattgGGGATAGAACATTTAGAAAGGCTCTTATTGATTTAGGAGCAAGTGTGAGCCTTATGCCGCTGTCCATCTACAAGAGATTGGGAATTGGTAAAGTtcaagatacaagaatgacactccaaTTTGCAGATCATTCCGTAAAAAGACCGTACGGGATAGTAGAGGATGTGCTCGTAAAAATTGACAAGTTTGTGTTTCCAGTGgattttgtaattttagagatgccagaagatgaagaaattcCGATCATTTTGGGGAGACCATTCTTAGAGACCGGGAGATGTTTGATAGACATAGAAGAAGGCACGATGACCTTgaaggtttatgatgaagagttaaaaattgatgtgcgaaacaccatgaaatacaaggatgatgTTGCTACTAGTCAACATATTGAGGTGATTGATCAAATTGTTAACAATGAGAATGCTTTGAAATCACAAAAACTACCTTTAGAAAGAGTGTTGAGTTTATCAATTTTTAACGAAACTGAAGAGGTTGACGAAAAAGAGATAGAAGTGTTGAATATGATGGAagcaaaacctttctttaaaagttCTCGACAAAATCGGTGGGAGGATTTAAGGCAACCGTTAGTAGAGGAAAAGaaagatgaaccaaagaagggggctgaattGAAACAACTACCGGAAAACCTCAAATATGTCTTCCTAGACA
This genomic interval from Vicia villosa cultivar HV-30 ecotype Madison, WI unplaced genomic scaffold, Vvil1.0 ctg.000566F_1_1_3, whole genome shotgun sequence contains the following:
- the LOC131629421 gene encoding uncharacterized protein LOC131629421, giving the protein MAEDPPPVERLLGDYGRANAPLGRMTIVNQPNFVNGLKLKTKQLIDTTAGGSTNFKTATEIKKIIDAIAANEHLELYDRSVNQPEGLVDLKLSNQAVKMEDQIAAEVERRLKQMALEKQTVAQVQPAQPIQAVNYQQGNVPKQGAVPYQSLPQQQQQYRPPQQQPYQQPYQQPQQQFQQQGPRKADWEIAIEKMAAQSSQFQEETRSNFRNTGASIKNLEIQMSQIAQQLASPQQPGALPSATVTNPKDHNNVSAIVTRSGKAKEVVEESAEEGEPLLEVDVEIKENEVEAEDLGVLEPTTTGKTSEQKPAIKLPFPTRNKKKGQHEKNFEIFFEMFKKLELNIPFLEALEQMPTYAKFMKDIISKKRTTGRDPIILTKTCSAILQGMKIPVKRRTEAL